In a single window of the Cydia amplana chromosome 4, ilCydAmpl1.1, whole genome shotgun sequence genome:
- the LOC134647330 gene encoding lipase 1-like: MFLQRRSVFVLLLCLQIVSSFNSGEELAKNKSDRNSNFTQHTRRLKQTKTRTLKLTQNPKANLIALSDKGRFLKSYDIVTCDGYILNIFRTTFEIDNAKHKEFPVVLVPGLYQSSDRFVRQNTEHSLAFILQDLGYDVWLANVRGNKYGRRHLYLESETDERTQFFDFSYDEIGFYDIAVIVDYILNDTRKEKVHYISHSLGGTAFLILNSIKPDFNDKFETAHLMAPIGYQNYFPNENFTKEVDHFKEIYEDLIKSGKAEIFPPVKDDSKNFSVDDCLGNKTYQNICEELKIDELMGLEKHNNSKDKTRGGSIKLLAHLAQNIKYKTFNRWDYGEEGNMNHYKNKQAPIYNLNHITAPTMIIYSSNDEFVSPKDIENMAKNMAKASTREVKRKDFKHQDFLLAPDVMEAVYHDIIEDLRNKARLHSEGEKELRKEHPNDDDDYEDDPPTIKPDNDGNTLTDSKNNMKLFIPPSVWMMILIWLPRLIIPIVLALCFVIVFCCLKKFNVNFNVGMRGDKKAALKREEERYNNNA; the protein is encoded by the exons ATGTTTTTACAAAGACGTTCCGTCTTTGTTTTATTGTTGTGTCTCCAAATTGTGTCATCGTTTAACTCAGGTGAAGAATTAgcgaaaaataaaagtgacaggAATAGTAATTTTACCCAACACACAAGGCGTTTGAAGCAAACAAAGACAAGAACACTTAAATTAACGCAA AATCCAAAGGCAAACCTAATAGCACTCAGTGATAAAGGAAGGTTTCTAAAGTCATATGATATCGTCACTTGCGATGGTTACATACTGAACATATTCAGGACCACTTTCGAAATTGATAACGCGAAACATAAAGAATTTCCCGTTGTACTAGTTCCTGGCTTGTACCAATCTTCGGACAGGTTTGTCAGACAAAACACTGAACATTCTCTGG CCTTCATACTACAAGATCTTGGTTATGATGTATGGCTCGCCAATGTACGTGGTAATAAATATGGTAGACGTCATTTGTACCTCGAATCAGAAACGGACGAAAGAACCCAATTCTTCGACTTCAGTTACGATGAAATTGGTTTCTATGACATCGCTGTAATAGTAgactatattttaaatgatacaCGCAAAGAAAAGGTGCATTATATTAGCCATTCCTTAGGTGGCACTGCCTTTTTGATTTTGAATTCAATTAAGCCGGATTTTAATGATAAATTTGAAACAGCGCACCTAATGGCTCCTATTGGCTATCAGAACTATTTCCCTAATGAGAACTTTACCAAGGAAGTCGATCACTTTAAGGaaatatat GAAGACCTTATAAAAAGTGGAAAAGCAGAAATATTTCCCCCTGTGAAGGATGACAGCAAGAACTTTTCAGTAGATGACTGCCTCGGCAACAAAACGTATCAAAATATATGCGAAGAGTTGAAAATTGACGAATTAATG GGCCTAGAAAAACATAACAATTCGAAGGACAAAACGAGGGGCGGCTCTATCAAGCTACTAGCTCATTTAGCTCAAAACATCAAATATAAAACCTTCAACCGATGGGATTATGGTGAAGAAGGAAATATGAATCACTACAAAAACAAACAAGCACCTATATACAATTTAAACCATATAACTGCTCCAACTATGATCATTTATTCTTCAAACGATGAGTTTGTGAGTCCTAAAGATATCGAGAATATGGCTAAGAATATGGCTAAAGCTTCAACAAGAGAAGTGAAAAGAAAGGATTTTAAACATCAAGACTTTCTTCTTGCGCCGGATGTCATGGAAGCCGTTTACCATGACATTATAGAAGATCTTAG GAACAAAGCCCGTTTACATTCTGAAGGCGAAAAAGAACTCAGAAAAGAGCACCCGAATGATGATGACGATTACGAAGACGATCCGCCGACAATAAAACCAGATAATGACGGGAACACACTAACAGATTCAAAAAACAATATGAAACTATTTATACCACCTTCCGTATGGATGATGATACTAATTTGGTTGCCCAGGCTCATAATACCTATTGTTTTGGCATTATGTTTTGTAATAGTCTTTTGTTGTCTTAAGAAATTCAATGTGAACTTTAATGTAGGCATGAGAGGCGACAAAAAAGCAGCTTTAAAAAGAGAAGAAGAAAGATATAATAACAACGCATGA